The nucleotide sequence cAGGTTagtgcttctccctccctcacttTGCAGCATCTTAGGGTTATCTTCATTCGCTCTCCTCCTCAGATTTCATGAAGTAGCTCCCACAGCCCTTCTTCCCCAGTGGAACCAACTGGGCAGGGTGCTTCTTATCCAGAACCTCACATGCCTGGGACTTTTAACGCTTCTGTGGGTTTCAGGAATGGCTAGCTGGGTTcctcactccccccaccccttctttgtATTCCCCCCCATTTAAATGTTAAGTTTCTAATGTTGCTGTTTTAGTTTCCACACGTTCAGgccccctcttctctcctttccctGTTTCTAAAGGAGCCCCACTTGGTTCCCCAGATGGTGCTATTTTGCTGTGTACAGGCCCCTTTTCCTTATGAGTCTTCCTTAcgttgtcctttttttaaaaaaaaaaaaagaatttgggtggtttttttaaaaaaacaaaacaaaacattaagatGTCTTTTGCTCCTCTACTTATTTATATAAGTTATTGTGAAATGAGGCTGTTTATTGTCTTTTGATCTCCCAGGAAAtaaaggggtaaaaaaaaatgtgtgtattggatTGGATACATGGATTTTGGGGGAACAACTTGCACAGCATTCTCCTCTGGTGCCTTTTCTCTATTCTGAAAAAGGGCCTCACATTCCACTAAAGCGGTGTGTTTCTGTACCTTTTGATGTCTGGGCtataccattcccccccccccaaatatccctgtttaaaatgatattttttcAGTCTGCTCCCAGAAGAACAGGTTCACATCCTTCTTGCACCTTATCTCTACTAATACACATCCCTGACCACATGCATGGAAGTCTACATGTGTTAATGCAGCAGCAAGCATGGTTTCTAAAATATTGGACCTGGACGTCCCCTGGGGGGATGTTGCCTTGCCACCCCAGTTACAGGGCGGCCACAGGGCGGCGGGGAGATAGTGATAGGACACCGGCTTtttcactttgcatgcagaaatgagGCTTAGTTTTAGTATAGAACAGTGGCTCACAGGCGTACGTCAGGAGTGGGAtgctaataatttttttttaaaacaaaaatttattaattttccacatcaaaaaacaGATACAACTACAAAGTAACATATAATAACATTCATTCAGAgaaaaaacaaacactacaaacaacaccaacaaaataaaagaaaacaaatacataccttacgCACAAAAATACACCAACTATTGATTATAATCTTATTCCATATCTTATTggaggggacttcccccgttctctctcctgcgttcagttctaatttactttagtaagttttctaattattttaactattcattcaccatcattcttattcttcatctcaacatcttacatcatttgacttccaaataaaataaaataaaaaccacatcatattacaaatcttaacttattattaccttttctttctcttaattCCACAaaactgctgctattattatttctaattcaTAGGCTATAAACAATTAAACCAGTACAATATCataaaaacctaaatatttcttctctAATCCAGATCAATTTTTTACTTGCTCCAAAAGCGGCACAGAGGGGCCGGTTCTTGACTTAGGGCTGCATATTCATGGTTCTTGTCGCAGTTCAAGGATGTCAGGTGCTTTGGGTTTTGGAcaatgtcttaaaaaaaaaaaaaagccagtttCTTTGGGGTTAAACTGAAGTTTCCTAAGACGAAGTGGTCAGATGGTTTGCATCACAGAACGTTCTGCCTCCCAGCtcacagcacagaaagacagctGGAGCGGGACTTGGTGCTATGTGCAGAACTGCAGGAGAGAGTCTTCTGGTTCATGTTGCTTATTGCAAGTGCAAAGTGGGGGCTTCTGTGTCACCTGCCCAGGGTGGAAGATTatgatcttgttgttgttgctcagtcgttcagtcgtgtccgactcttcgtgaccccatggaccagagcatgccaagcacgcctatccttcattgcctctcgcagtttggccaaactcatgttagtagcttcgagaacactgtccaaccatctcatcctctgtcgtccccttctccttgtgccctccatctttcccaacatcagggtcttttccagggagtcttctcttctcatgaggtggccaaagtactggagcctcaacctcaggatctgtccttctagtgagcactcagggctgatttctttaagaatggataggtttgatcatcttgcagtccatgggactctcaagagtctcctccagcaccataattcaaaagcatcaattcttcggcggtcagccttctttatggtccagctctcacttccgtacattactactgggaaaaccatagctttaactatacggacctttgactATTATGATCttaagaaatgccatttactggCTGGATGTTTAGGCAGTTGCGGGGGCCACTGTGCCAGGAGGGCTATTTCTTCCATTACCTTGCCTGCCTCCTTTATTCTTAGGCTGATTGCAGAGGTTTGACACAGGAAATCCTTCCGTCCTGGAAGAGAGCATCGTGGAAGAGATTCTTGGGTGCCCTTCCTTGCAAATAGCAGTGCAAGAAGGAGGGGGCTCCTCTTTCGCagaccagcctcctcctcctcttcctgcagctCCCTGGCGCTCCCTAGTGGCCAGAGGAGGAGCGGCAGTAGCAACAGCCTGCATTGCTCAGCCCTTGCATCACTTTCCAAGGACCGCAAATACTGTAGAGACTGCCCAGGATTCAAGCTGGCCTGGGCTGCTCACGAGATCTTCAGAGCAGGGATCTGCAGCAGGATCTGTTTAACAATGGCAACGACAAAAATACCCCCCCTTGTAATTTTGGCTGCTGAAACTAGGGAAATAGGGGGGCAATTAGGAGGAGACTTTTGGTGAAATTGCCAAGTTCAGTTCCAATTCTGAAACCAATTTCCTTGGCTCGGAGGAACCCTGTTCTTTAATTCTTACTCaaatgggttttttcccccattaCCTTGTCTGGTAGCGCTTCAGGATCTAGTAAAAAACAGCCAACAAGCCCGTGGCTTAGCTGCTGTTGCTTTTAAGCATTGTGATTTGAGTAGTAATGCAAAACTGATACCAGTGGGCTTGGAGCAGAGCTGGATTGTAAAGGCAACTGATCTGAAGTCACCCCGCACCCGCTTCCCAAGCACCCCTCCTATTAATGTTTGTCACAGACAACTGCAGCCTCACACGGTATAGTGTGCCTCATTCTTCCTATGCATCTGGAATGCTGAAAACCTCTGCAGTATTTTCACTGCCTGGAGACTTCGTCTACATTCATAGTCTGTCTTGGAAATTAAAGGAACAGGAGGATTTGAAAAGGAGAGTCTGGCGGCTAACCTTTACACAGTTGAAATTTCAAGGCTGTGTTGAAGCAGGAACCATACACTCTGGAGCAATGAAGTTGGCCCCAAGTGGCTTGCGCAAATATACTTGCAATGGGTATGAGGCTTTGAACACTGtacattattatttaattgttaCAAGCCATTAAGGTGGCTCTTTATTTATCTCCCTATTGCAGAGAGGGGGGATGCTAAGAGTCTGCCTTGCCTAAGGCCACTTATtcatgaagaaataaaagcaggCATGCTGACTACTAAGGGAAAAACAAAGCTAAACTTGTAAAGGGCAATACCCTTATTAGGCAAACCAACAAACCACTCTTTCAGTTTTTCTCATACGTTTCagcaagcttttaatgtttgatgttgcaGCTGTTGTTTTCACCTGCATTTCAGTTaaaagccacctagagtggctggagcaacccagtcagatgggcggaatatatatatatattattagatAAGAATTTCGAACTACCTTACAGGCTTGttgtatcaatcaatcaaactTTATTACAGTCGTAGACCAGCATAAGGTAAAAGCatgtgaataaaataaaagcacataacTTAAAGAGGAAAGGGCTAATAGTTAAAAAGCAATTATGACTCGCATAAACTTAAAACAGAGAAACAAAAGACAAGTGGTTAAAAGTGACTGTAAGGGAGGGAACATGAAGCAGCACAAGTCTTGCATTATGGGCCTTCAGTTTAGGCCTGGTTTATGGCACAAACCATCCTTTGATGGATGTCCATCATGGCAGTGCGAAATCTGGGTTTTCAAATTGGAGTGCTAGGGAGATACAGAGTTGTTCTGTACGTCCTGGCAATTTGTGTAGTATAGACAGGAAGAACCTAGCTCATAAATCTGTATAATATTGGCAGTGAAAGAAAGGCATGTTCCATTGTTTCCAGTTGCCCAGAGCCGCATGGGCATTTTATCTCTTCCTAAAACATCCTTCCTGGATGGCTGAAGGGAGGACCTGGCAATGGGCCAGAGGGAAAGCCCTTCGCTGTTTTGGAATATCAAGATTGGTTATATATGGCATTTGGGAGATGAGGTATCTCCGGGTTTCACTAATTAGGAATTTCAGGGACCTGGCTAGATCTGCTTGGTGTTCTGTGTCTTCCACGCGCTGTCTTAGAGTCGTCGTCATGTTTATCACTGCCTgtttccatgttgtttggaaaTCATCTTTAATAGTTACAGGAGCAAGGGAAGGATAGTCTCAGTCAGTAATTAAATGTGGCAAGCCACACTCCGGCCTCAGTTCTTATGAATCCAGTTTCAAGATATATGGTAGCACTGGAGGTGTGTTTAGGCACTTGTAGGGGCTGATCTCAAAACTTGTACCAGTTCTAGTGGTGCGCAATTGGCAGAGGGGCCTAGCTGGGCGTCATATAAAAGCTGCATAATCAATTTGACCTCAAACAATTTGAGGGCTGCAGGTGTATCGTGTCCACCTTCAGTTCTGAGGTACTTAAGTACAGCGTTTTGCGCTTCTCTGCACCATAGTCGCCATAAGCTTTTCTGCTCACCCAGAGCTATACTCAGATTCTTGAAACAGGTGACCTGCTCAATCTTATGGCCACCAATGTACCATGAACGAGGTACCATGGATTACGAGCCGGTTACTTAAggaaggccggctgctcccttcactagcacctgcaactgcgtgtggttgttcttgctcgtcctgttcctgtgttcctgacttggctggttcctgaccctagtgctgatacctgacttcagctggcttctgacccggactgttcgaccccGGCTTATCTGACTCCAactgctgcgcttcagcacgccaaattgttggtgccctaacattATGTTTGACTGGAAGGTGGTTTTGAACTGTGgtaatgcttcttgcttccctGAAGTGACATAGTGATAGGCAGGTGGGTGGGCATTTTTTTGgggtggctggaatgtagcccaaATGCACATTCCTTCAGTTATTGCTTcacccagttttgcctctggccctattTACCACCAGCCTGTGGCCCCTGGAATATTGCCCATGAGGGTCCGCATCCCTCCGGCAGTTTCCTGCTGCCCCCATGTTGCCTGCTGCCTGCATAGATCTCATCCTGCAACTTGTACACAGCAAGTTAGTTAGTCCTGAGCAGCACAGCAACTGTTGGAACTTCAGCTTATTTTGGTTAAGGAGCTATATGGCTAATGTTGTTATCTGACAACTGAGCTCAGTTAGATTCCAAACTGCTTTCCCCCCAGTTGGGGACATAACAGTGCATACCCACCCTTCCTATTTTTACATTTAAGAGACCTCATAGGAGATACTCTCCAACACTCCCAATTATAGACCTGTGCCTTCCTCTCCTGGAATGGGGCAACTGGACTGGCATCCATTTgtttcgggagacaatggaggggaGAGCCTTTGAGGGCAAAGTCAAggtgttggaaggttgcagctcTTGCTATGGCTGTAGTGACCAAAGCGGAAGagctgttttgttgcagctggggcagatgaaggcacctggttgtgctgatgcagatgcGCCCAAGGTGTTTCTTcattctgcactcctcccagcggtcattcctcctctggtcactgctaggGATACATCACCTGGCTGTATGTctctaggcactgtggttgtctggcagggttgatgttgtcagccttcatgtcacatttgcagacatctttgcatGGGCGATGCCTAAAGATCCCTGGACACTTATAGGTGGTGATCCTCTTCCAAAAAGTTAGTAATGAACAAGCTTCCTGGAAGAACAGCTGACCCCTATATCCAGCCACATATAGCTTCAAGGCAATGGCAAGGCACCAACTGTCTTGTCAGCACTTCAAACCAGCCCACCATTCTACCCTAGAACCCAGCCCGGAATATGAAGGTGCAGAGGGGTTCCACAATAGACAACATGGAGAGGAGCTGAAGGCTTCCTGAGCAAACAAAAGTTAGAAAGCCATTTCTATAATTCACAGGCCACTGGAAGCCAAAGGAGGCCCAACAGCCTCAAATGCAAAATGAAGAAGTAGAGGTTGGTTAAAGtttgaggatttttattttaatatatttcccGTACAAAGCAAGACAATGTAAATTTCATAGTTGAATCAAAACacctttgtttatttctttaaaaaccctGTCTCTTCACAGTAGGAGTCGAAAGAATGCAGCCAGAGCCGGCCTTCCAATGAGCAACAGAGTTTAGTCATTACTATATTAAAACCTGTTAGACAAGGTCTCTATAAAGTAGATCTGCTGAAGTTTAGTTCTTGGCACTGGTTCCAGAAAAGAAGGGGGaggtggagagggaagggaagggaaggggaatcCTTTATCCAAAGCAAGCAGAGTTGGAGTCTggcttcaggtgccaaaaggGCAAGATAAACATTATCTCATTTACTGgaggggaagctttttaaaaaggctcCTTAATGAGCTTGTAAGCTCCAATGTTAAGTGCACGGATGCCACCCTGTCCCAGCATGCAGGGGCAGCACGATTACCAAACTGACCTCCCCCACCATTGCATAGCAGTCCACTGTGGCCCCTCCTCCAGACTTTTGACCTGCAGGGCCTTGTGCCCAGATGCTCAAAGGAAATAGACAGCTCCAAGCACTTGATGCCGCTTCCTTTTCTTAGGCGTAGCTGACCTTGGCTGCTCTGTCCCCCACCAATTCCAGCAAGCAAACTAGAGCAAGTGGCTTTTCCTGCTCAGCAAAACCCACACACTTTGGGATGCAAAGGCAAAGGAAATGACTGCAATCACCTAGCTCAAAAAGACTGTGTTGGCTGTTGCTAAAAACCCAAAGGATGGGAGTTCCAGGCTAGGATTTCTTGCTTACACAAATCAGCTAGTCTTTGCTACCCAGCAGCAGAACTAAATGGGATTTAGGGCGGGGAGTGAGAGAAGAAGCTGGATCAGTTAAGCGCTGGGTCCTGGCTGCCACAACAAAAGGAGAGTTAGAGTTTGCTTTGCATCCTAACACACCCTTGTGGGGAGCAACGTCTCTGGGAAGAGCCGCGCAAACCGGTTCAGTTTGTTCTCCGGCAAGTGTGGGCACCGTAATTCAAGAATTTTAAATGACAGCAGAAATGCTCCCAGAGCATCAAGGCGTGTGCCAGTTATGGTGGAAGAAAGGtcagtgaagaggaggagggagcttGGGCTACCAAGTTAGAAAACTTGTGGGATCACTGCCAATATAATAGGCCTGACTAATGGTAGGGCCTGGTggattgggggcggggcgggggaagcTTTTGGGTGTTTGTGTACGTTATGTACAGAAGTGGAGCAAAGCCAGACTCCAGGATTAGGATCAGCCAGTCAGCTTTTTCAAAAGGCTCCAAAACCTCgagaaaaaaccccaacaaccacCCAATTTCCACAAAGTATGAAAGTGTCACAGATGCTTCTCATTCACACGGAACAAACAGAGGGACACCTTTAATGCAGGTCAGATTGGGAGGAAACAAGAGACAAAAGGGGGGAAGGGCAAGAGAAAGGAAGCCTCACACAGGCACCCGCTGTCCCTtcacttctctttcttcttcttgttctgaAAGAAAGGGACAACACCACATCAGCGCCTTGGGAACAAAACCAGCTTAGCGTTTTGGAGCAGGACCAGTGGAGGCTGTTCAATGAGAGCAAATCTGGCACCGCGCCTCCAACCTCCCTGCCTAGAGTGGGGTGAGCGATGCTAGACAGTTTCcggccaagggccacattcaagGTTGAGCAACCctccaagggccacatgtcagCCGTGGCCAAAGTTGCCACTGGACATTCGCTCTCACACAGAGGCACTGTGCTCAAAGGACATGAAGGCGCTCACCACACCAATCCCCGTGCTGTGCGTGGAAGGAGAATCACCATGCCTGAACAGCAAAGAACAGCGACCCTTCCTGCTCATCACACCCCCGGGCCGGTAGCCCATTTAAAATGCCTTGGCAGACCTGATCCAGCCTACAGGCCATTGGTCTGCCACCCCTCATCTAGGACATATAAAGCGTGTTGTAAATAAGCGATGATCCCTGCCACCATAAGGAGATGCTCACCTCGCTCATGCCCAAGATGACCATAAGCTCCCGGAAAATGTTGACAAAATCCAAGAAGAGATCCACACAATGcctgggcagggagagaaagaaggggtTGAAGTATTAGGCCAGAATTCCTACTGGACACTACTTCCTCTAAACAGCATGACCTATGTAAGTGGCTGATGCTAGAGACACCACCTGCCACCCCCAGGCTTCCTTCCCCATTTGGTATATTGCTCCCTAGTTAAATTCAGGTTCATTTATCTAGGAAGTATTTTAAGCCTCTCTTCCTGGAAATTCATTTCCAGTTTGCCCAGCTCTGTGGCCATCTAGAACAAAGGATATTTGCCTTTTTCATACTGCATCCAACAATAAAAGGCTGCTGTTGCAACTTTTCCCTATCCCATTACCACAGCTCCCAGGTCTTTGCTGTTGCTCCACTCTGTCTGGTCCACCTTGCCTTCTATTGAACTcctaccccacccaccctcccactgGACACCCAGCGGCTACCATTTCCACACACCATGTACTCACCAGATGTAGTCCTTATCTCCATTCTCGGCCTTCTCAATGATGAGCTGAGTGTCGAATAACACAAAGCCACACATCACCATAAGCCCAATGTAGAGGTTAGCCTGGAGGAGGAAGAACATGCATCAGGCCAAGGGCAGCTAAATCAGATTCCTCGGATTGGCCCTACCCACCTGCTAAAGATATACATTCCTAAATGCCAGaaatcatactgctttaaattatGCAGGGCTGTGCTCCCTGCATAATAATGGCACAATGAGGAAAGACTGCAAAATGAGGGGCCACCTCATtcagcaccccccaaaaatgtaagGAGTGCacttggattttaattttttttttaaatccaacttCCCAGCCCTTCTTGTTGCAGATATGTATTTGATCTCAGAGGTCAAAGGAAAATGAATATGATTTCTATTGATCAGAGGGTACAGCTCTAAGTTCCTATATAGGTCTTTGCCTCTTCCCATGACTACCAAGAGTAGAATTATGCAAGGTTTCTATagtttataccaggggtcagcaacctttttcagccgtgggccggtccaccgtccctcagaccatgtggtaggccgtactatattttgaaaaaaaaaaccaatgaactaattcctatgccccacaaataacccagagatgcattttaaataaaagcacacattctactcctgtaaaaacacgccgattcccggaccgtctgtgggccggattgagaaggcgataggGCTGCATCCGGCTcctggttgcctacccctggtttatacAAATCGTGGAATTTGGGTtatcctgtgttgttgttttctaaatgatggtaataataataaggtgCAGGAGTGCACACTCGCGTGCCTTTATTTCTGTAAAGCCAAAACAAAGGGGAAGCTGAGCACCTCTTGGCAGTCACTACAGGGGGACTATTCCAGGGCAGGTTTGCTGCCAGCTCCAAGCTGAAAAGGGCAGCTTTGCTGGaatgagatgctgctgctgctgtcacaggCAGCCAACCTTGCAGGCTTCCTGTGAGCCAACAGAGCCCAAGGACATAAAGACACTCACTGTGAAGAGCCAAGTCGAGCCCACAAAAATGTTGATCAGGGAGAAGAACAGCATCAGGAACAGGCCGGAGAACAGGACACCtgaaaaatgaaagcagagcTGTGGTGGGCACTGCAAGGTTGCAAGAAAGGTTCTCTctaaggtggggggagggagggaggggagaggtgatGACCACCTGGCAATCTTACCTCCTAGGTACAGGTAGGCACGGCGCTTGGCATAGAGGGCGCTCAGCGAAAAGCAGCTGAAGATCACTGCTGTCCCCATGAAAGCTGTTGGGATGATGCTATCGGGAGAGGAAAAAGCAATAGTTGATGCCTGCGCCAGGATGGACAAATCTAAGCCTTGGGGACATTGTAAAATGCCCTTTAGCAGCCCCAGTGAGACCCACAGCTCCATCTCATGCCCCATGCAAGTTACTGAAGCGGATGTTCTTTGTAGAGCAAAGGTAGTATTTTGCTTAGATGTATttgtggggcgggggagagattTGGGCAAGTGGTGGACTGCAAGGAGATGGCTTGGATGGAAAGGCATGACTTTTGGAATCacaatccataccaaaaatatTGTGTTATGAGCAGGAAGTATGCTTAAAGGTATAGGGCAGGAGGAAATCTTTTTGCTCTTCCGGTTAAAGTTATGGTTTGATTTAAGTTAAGAAAGaactgtgctggggggggggggggtcatgcatGTGTCCACTAGAATCAGTGGGAAAGGAATTTGGCCCACCAACTCATTCAAATTTGACCCTTGAAGTGCTTATGTCGGATGTGGTGAGGGAACGGGGCAGCCGAGTGGCGTTTTCCTTTTACCTTGGGTTGATGGCGATACACATCTCCAGCAGAGGTCCTAGGTTGACTCCTGGTAGGAGAAAGGGGTACAAATTCAGCCCagaggcaggagagagaagggaattcTTGTCCATTCaccatttatttcaaagaaagccAAAAATGGTAAATCTGTGTGTATTGTGCACCCTTCAGGACAAACATACAGGGGTtgtcttgttcccccccccccccccgaccctaaACTGAAACCCAAGTACAAAATGCCACGTAGAAACAGTTTTGAAAATCTTAGTATTTAGAAAGCAACTAAGGGGCCCTAATCTTCAAAGTAGTTCTATATGGGGCAAATCATTGTGTGGCAACCACTCCTGTGCTGATCAGAATTGGCTGGATTACTTTGGCTTCCCTCATggggcgcgcgcgcgcacacacacacacacacccatgtcaTGCAAGAGCCACTCCCCTGTGGGGTGATCTCAGGCTGCTACTGCAGGCACACATCTGAATGACAACTGCAGGCATCTTTGCTGCTCTGCCAGAAGGGCTTGGATTCACCAGGACATGAACTGTATATTTCACTTACAGAAGACCCATGTTTGCAGATcaacatctttttaaaagattttaatattgtattattattatttttgcactgtTCTGACCTATCCTCGAACCTTTTGCTAAAAAGTAAGTAGTATATGAACACCAAAAGCAGTTAATGAAGTATAACTCCAGCTGACTTTGCACATGTCTGCTCTTCCAGCATCACGTACCAGTGAGGAAGGCAAAGCCTGCCAGCATGCTCAGCCGTTTCTGTTCAGTTCCCTGGTTGTGGGGTGTAGCCATCAGCCAGATCATAAGGCCCAGTGCTCCCAGGCCAGTCAACATTCCAAACTGCAAGACAAAGTGGGAATGATGAAACTCAGTACAGGCTGAGTGCAGAGGTTGGGAAAGGCATTGCGCAGGAACAGAAGTGGCTTAAATCTACCTCACAGAGCCCAGGTGGTTTCATTTGAATGATCCAGTGCATTCTATAGTCTACACAGGGTGACAGCCATAGATAACCTGACCTGCTCAAAGATACTCTAGGCCCCTTTGCAGGGTTTTCAGCTCACTCAAATTTCCTTTGACTTTAATTTCTTTTCACTGCAGACTTCAGAAAAAAACATGGGAAGCAGCATTCTACCCAACT is from Lacerta agilis isolate rLacAgi1 chromosome 2, rLacAgi1.pri, whole genome shotgun sequence and encodes:
- the TMBIM6 gene encoding bax inhibitor 1, which translates into the protein MDVFNRNINIDALFKFSHISASTQQHLKKVYASFALCMFLAAAGAYINVVTQLVQFGMLTGLGALGLMIWLMATPHNQGTEQKRLSMLAGFAFLTGVNLGPLLEMCIAINPSIIPTAFMGTAVIFSCFSLSALYAKRRAYLYLGGVLFSGLFLMLFFSLINIFVGSTWLFTANLYIGLMVMCGFVLFDTQLIIEKAENGDKDYIWHCVDLFLDFVNIFRELMVILGMSENKKKKEK